A single window of Streptomyces xanthii DNA harbors:
- a CDS encoding 2-hydroxyacid dehydrogenase, whose protein sequence is MTGDVWLPFPADEIPGLPEGLDYRYWNGEPDFPADPADCAFYVVPYMKPPGVGTRPMPLMSSLRAVQTLSAGVDHVQAGLPHLPPGVQLCNARGVHDASTAELALTLILASLRGIPDFVRGQDRGEWRGGFRPALADKNVLIVGYGAIGSAVEDRLVPFEVARVARIARSARTTERGPVHPLTDLPALLPEADVVVVVTPLTEDTRGLVNADFLSRMKDGALLVNVGRGPVVDTEALLKELESGRITAALDVTDPEPLPREHPLWQAPGVLVSPHVGGPTSAFLPRAKRLMAAQLTRFAAGEPLENVVFTTG, encoded by the coding sequence ATGACTGGTGATGTATGGCTGCCGTTCCCCGCCGACGAGATCCCGGGTCTCCCCGAAGGCCTCGACTACCGCTACTGGAACGGTGAACCGGACTTTCCCGCCGACCCCGCGGACTGCGCCTTCTACGTCGTCCCGTACATGAAGCCGCCGGGCGTCGGCACCCGTCCCATGCCGCTGATGTCCTCGCTCCGGGCCGTGCAGACCCTGTCCGCCGGCGTCGACCACGTGCAGGCCGGGCTCCCGCACCTGCCGCCCGGCGTGCAGTTGTGCAACGCGCGCGGGGTGCACGACGCCAGCACCGCCGAGCTGGCGCTCACCCTGATCCTCGCCTCGCTGCGCGGGATCCCCGACTTCGTGCGCGGCCAGGACCGCGGCGAGTGGCGCGGCGGATTCCGGCCCGCCCTCGCCGACAAGAACGTCCTGATCGTGGGCTACGGAGCGATCGGCTCCGCCGTCGAGGACCGGCTCGTGCCCTTCGAGGTCGCGCGGGTGGCGCGCATCGCGCGCTCCGCCCGCACGACGGAGCGCGGTCCCGTGCACCCGCTCACCGACCTGCCCGCCCTGCTCCCCGAGGCCGACGTCGTCGTCGTGGTCACCCCGCTCACCGAGGACACCCGCGGCCTCGTGAACGCGGACTTCCTGTCCCGGATGAAGGACGGGGCCCTGCTCGTCAACGTCGGGCGCGGTCCCGTCGTGGACACCGAGGCGCTGCTCAAGGAGCTGGAGAGCGGCCGCATCACGGCGGCGCTCGACGTCACCGATCCCGAACCGCTGCCCCGGGAGCACCCGTTGTGGCAGGCTCCGGGAGTGCTCGTCTCGCCGCACGTGGGCGGACCCACGTCCGCCTTCCTGCCGCGCGCGAAGCGGCTGATGGCCGCGCAGCTCACGCGGTTCGCGGCGGGGGAGC
- a CDS encoding aldo/keto reductase: MERKAIGAAALEVGAVGLGCMPMSWAYTGSRQRGEESLRTVHAALDRGCSLLDTADMYGPFTNELLLGRVLKERRADAFVSTKVGLLVGEQHIVANGRPGYVRRACDASLRRLQTDVIDLYQLHRADPEVPVEETWGAMGELVSAGKVRSLGLCAVGARAARRGGRAGLHAGTIRQLDRIQQVFPVSSVMAELSVWSTEALETLLPWCAARGVGFLAAMPLGNGFLSGTLTPGQGFEPDDLRARHPRFTAEMMAANQPVVAGLRRVAARHGADVTPAQVALAWVLAQGPNVVPVPGAKHERWAVENAAAAGLVLTDADLAEIAGLPAALGSWD; this comes from the coding sequence GTGGAGCGCAAGGCGATCGGCGCGGCGGCGCTCGAGGTGGGTGCTGTCGGACTGGGCTGTATGCCGATGAGCTGGGCGTACACCGGCTCGCGGCAGCGCGGCGAGGAATCCCTGCGGACCGTGCACGCCGCGCTGGACCGGGGATGTTCGCTTCTCGACACCGCCGACATGTACGGGCCGTTCACCAACGAGCTGTTGCTCGGGCGGGTGTTGAAGGAACGGCGGGCGGACGCCTTCGTCTCGACGAAGGTGGGGCTGCTCGTGGGTGAGCAGCACATCGTGGCCAACGGGCGCCCGGGGTACGTCAGGCGGGCGTGCGACGCGTCGCTGCGGCGGCTGCAGACGGACGTGATCGATCTGTACCAGCTGCATCGCGCGGATCCCGAGGTGCCGGTCGAGGAGACCTGGGGCGCGATGGGGGAACTGGTGAGCGCGGGCAAGGTGCGTTCGCTCGGCCTGTGCGCGGTGGGGGCCAGGGCCGCGCGGCGCGGCGGACGGGCCGGGCTGCATGCGGGAACGATCCGCCAACTGGACCGGATCCAGCAGGTGTTCCCGGTGAGCTCGGTGATGGCCGAGCTGTCGGTGTGGTCCACCGAGGCGCTGGAGACGCTGCTGCCGTGGTGCGCGGCGCGGGGCGTCGGGTTCCTCGCGGCGATGCCGCTGGGCAACGGGTTCCTGTCCGGCACGCTGACGCCGGGGCAGGGCTTCGAGCCGGACGACCTGCGGGCCCGGCACCCCCGGTTCACGGCGGAGATGATGGCCGCGAACCAGCCGGTCGTGGCGGGGCTGCGCCGGGTCGCGGCCCGGCACGGAGCGGACGTGACGCCCGCGCAGGTGGCGCTGGCCTGGGTCCTCGCGCAGGGGCCGAACGTGGTGCCGGTGCCGGGGGCCAAGCACGAGCGCTGGGCGGTGGAGAACGCGGCGGCGGCCGGGCTGGTGCTGACGGACGCGGATCTGGCGGAGATCGCCGGCCTGCCGGCCGCGCTGGGATCGTGGGACTGA